TCGCCGCGGGTGCTCCCGGCAGCGGGTTCGGTTCGGTGTGCGGCCAGAACAGACCGGATGTCGCGGCCGCCGCTACGGTGCCGCCCGAAACGACGCCAGCGATTGCGAAGACGGCGATTCCCCAGCGCTTCCGGTGAGGCGAACGGCGGACTCGGCGCGTTGCTTCCACCGTGCGTTGGAGTTCCGCTCGGATCAGGTCGCTGCGTGCCTGGGTGAACTGTGCTTCGTTCACGGTGCGGTCCTTTCTTCGGGCATGCGGACGCTCGGCGCGATCGCCAACCGCAGGCGACTGCGGGCGCGCGACAAACGCGTCTTAGCGGCGCCGTAACCGATGCTCAGGGCGTCGCTTGCTTCGTGGAGCGTGAGTCCCTCGAAGTGGGTCAGGGTCAAAAGCTGCTGGTCGACGGGCGACAGCTCCCGCATGGCTTGCCGGAGGGCGCGACGCTCCCCTTCCCCGTCCAGCCGGTCGGCAATGTCGTCGTGGACGTCTGGCTGGTGATCGGCTGGAGGGAGGGTCGCGAGGAAACGCCCGTGCCGGCGACGCGCGCGCGCAGAGTTGCGAGCGGTGTTGCCCACTGTGACGAGAAGCCAAGGAAGCACTGAGTCATTCACGATGCGTACGTCGTCGCGGCGACGCCACAACTCAAGGAACGCGATGGCGGTGACGTCCTCGCTATCTGCCGGGATTTCCAACAGCCGCCGGGCGTAGAGGAACACGCGGTCACGGTGCCGGTCGAACAGCCGGGCGAAGGCAGCGCCGTCACCAGCGAGGCTGCTCTGCCACAGCTCGACATCCGAAATCTGAGAAGTCCCCATACCTAAGAATGTCCGCACCGACGATTTGGTTACACACACCACGCTCATCAGACCGTAAACGGTACTGACTCACATAGCCCGTTCGCGACGACCCTTACTGGCGCCTGCCAAGCGTCCGGCTTAC
This Salinibacterium sp. ZJ450 DNA region includes the following protein-coding sequences:
- a CDS encoding RNA polymerase sigma factor, producing MSVVCVTKSSVRTFLGMGTSQISDVELWQSSLAGDGAAFARLFDRHRDRVFLYARRLLEIPADSEDVTAIAFLELWRRRDDVRIVNDSVLPWLLVTVGNTARNSARARRRHGRFLATLPPADHQPDVHDDIADRLDGEGERRALRQAMRELSPVDQQLLTLTHFEGLTLHEASDALSIGYGAAKTRLSRARSRLRLAIAPSVRMPEERTAP